A stretch of the Oncorhynchus mykiss isolate Arlee chromosome 23, USDA_OmykA_1.1, whole genome shotgun sequence genome encodes the following:
- the LOC110502397 gene encoding transcription factor LBX1-like yields the protein MTSKEPTVMQDRRRSALNQLPPPAISSKPLTPFSIEDILNKPSVKRSYSSCGTAHMLSCSEKLSSSGHSLCSRAFFTQTSPLCALEELASKTFKGLEVSVLQAAEGRDGTTLFGSRNNPKKRRKSRTAFTNHQIYELEKRFLYQKYLSPADRDQIAQQLGLTNAQVITWFQNRRAKLKRDLEEMKADVESAKAVGTVSFEKMAKLAELEKCAANGALGPNRAESPSLLNHEHDTSNKLLLSSPSSPYTDHASSKGCSDDEEIDVDD from the exons ATGACCTCCAAAGAGCCCACGGTTATGCAGGACCGGAGACGCAGTGCGCTGAACCAGCTCCCGCCGCCGGCCATCTCCAGCAAGCCCCTGACGCCGTTCAGTATAGAGGACATCCTGAACAAGCCCTCGGTGAAGAGAAGTTACTCCAGCTGCGGGACGGCGCACATGCTCTCCTGCAGCGAGAAGCTGTCCTCTTCGGGTCACAGTCTGTGCAGCCGTGCCTTTTTCACCCAAACCTCCCCACTCTGCGCTCTGGAGGAGCTAGCCAGCAAAACCTTCAAAGGCCTCGAAGTCAGTGTTCTTCAAGCGGCAGAAG GGCGAGACGGCACGACACTATTCGGTTCGCGGAATAACCCCAAAAAGCGCCGGAAGTCTCGCACGGCCTTCACCAACCACCAGATCTACGAGTTGGAGAAGCGATTCTTGTACCAGAAGTACCTGAGTCCAGCTGACCGTGACCAGATAGCACAGCAGCTCGGCCTCACCAATGCACAGGTCATCACCTGGTTCCAAAACCGGCGCGCTAAACTCAAACGCGACCTGGAGGAGATGAAGGCGGACGTGGAGTCGGCCAAAGCCGTGGGCACAGTGTCTTTCGAGAAAATGGCCAAACTAGCCGAGCTGGAGAAATGCGCAGCTAACGGCGCGCTGGGCCCTAACAGAGCCGAGTCACCTTCGCTATTGAACCATGAGCATGACACATCTAACAAACTATTATTGTCCTCGCCTTCATCGCCATATACAGACCATGCTAGCAGTAAGGGCTGCTCCGACGATGAGGAGATTGACGTGGATGACTGA